From a single Mycolicibacterium mengxianglii genomic region:
- the trhA gene encoding PAQR family membrane homeostasis protein TrhA, producing MEAPPDDLPHTLVDTITHVIGRPRARGWIHLVLAALAVIAGAALVAGAWGTHSPTAIWASLIYAAAVVAMFSVSALYHRRHWHSPVTLKWMKRLDHSLIFVFIAGSYTPFALLAMPPQTGDVVLTVVWGGAAAGVVLKMFWPSSPRWVGVPLYLLLGYVAIYFAETLLQGGGWVVVALLVAGGVLYNIGAIFYGLRWPNPWPRTFGYHEFFHAFTAAAASCHYAAVWAVVV from the coding sequence ATGGAGGCGCCTCCGGATGACCTGCCGCACACTCTGGTCGACACCATCACCCATGTCATCGGCAGGCCGCGCGCCCGTGGGTGGATTCATCTGGTCCTGGCCGCCCTGGCGGTGATCGCCGGCGCCGCGCTGGTCGCCGGCGCGTGGGGCACCCATTCCCCGACGGCGATCTGGGCGTCGCTGATCTACGCCGCCGCCGTCGTGGCCATGTTCAGCGTCAGCGCTTTGTACCACCGACGACACTGGCATTCCCCGGTGACGCTGAAATGGATGAAACGCCTTGATCATTCGTTGATCTTCGTCTTCATCGCCGGTAGCTACACACCGTTTGCCCTGCTGGCCATGCCACCTCAAACCGGCGACGTGGTGTTGACGGTGGTCTGGGGCGGCGCCGCTGCCGGGGTCGTGCTCAAGATGTTCTGGCCCTCATCACCACGGTGGGTCGGAGTGCCGCTGTACCTGCTGCTCGGCTACGTGGCGATCTATTTCGCCGAAACCCTGCTGCAGGGCGGGGGTTGGGTGGTCGTCGCGTTGCTGGTGGCCGGTGGAGTGCTCTACAACATCGGCGCGATCTTCTACGGACTGCGCTGGCCGAACCCGTGGCCGAGGACGTTCGGCTATCACGAGTTCTTCCATGCGTTCACGGCTGCGGCGGCGTCGTGCCATTACGCCGCGGTCTGGGCTGTTGTGGTCTAG
- a CDS encoding DUF998 domain-containing protein, whose translation MLAAALWLVSGLWYLGTEALVAAHLRGYSYSVDFISDLGRPGHSPWAGWMNLAFIQQGIAFVAASFLAGATARRRPQVRVFLGLAVVYGVGSSLVGLCHSGVGVDQSAHIVGAVGAIVGGNLALIAAGAGLLRQGRRGCVGFGWASCSLGSVGLACAAALMLNGAADNAVPAGGGFWERGAVYTIIGWQLVAALVLLAMPPPTREHQRSRSAR comes from the coding sequence GTGTTGGCAGCTGCGCTCTGGCTGGTGTCCGGGTTGTGGTATCTCGGCACCGAGGCACTTGTCGCGGCGCACCTGAGGGGCTACTCGTACTCGGTGGATTTCATCAGCGATCTCGGTAGGCCCGGGCACTCTCCGTGGGCCGGGTGGATGAACCTGGCGTTCATCCAGCAGGGCATCGCGTTCGTGGCTGCGAGCTTCCTGGCGGGTGCCACCGCACGTCGCCGGCCGCAGGTGCGGGTTTTCCTTGGCCTCGCCGTCGTCTACGGGGTGGGCTCGTCGCTTGTCGGGCTGTGCCACAGCGGGGTAGGGGTCGATCAGAGTGCCCACATCGTCGGCGCCGTGGGCGCCATCGTGGGAGGCAACCTGGCACTGATCGCCGCCGGGGCCGGGCTGTTACGGCAAGGACGACGTGGCTGCGTCGGCTTTGGGTGGGCAAGTTGCAGCCTGGGGTCGGTCGGCCTGGCCTGCGCAGCGGCGCTCATGCTCAACGGCGCCGCCGACAACGCAGTGCCTGCCGGCGGTGGGTTCTGGGAACGGGGGGCGGTGTACACCATCATCGGTTGGCAGCTCGTTGCCGCGCTCGTGCTGCTGGCCATGCCACCGCCCACTCGAGAGCACCAACGCTCGAGGTCGGCACGGTAG